The Candidatus Koribacter versatilis Ellin345 genome has a segment encoding these proteins:
- the ppdK gene encoding pyruvate, phosphate dikinase yields MATPETSVKYVYSFGGGKAEGNGKMKDVLGGKGAGLAEMTNVGLPVPPGFTIQTEACREYMKGGKTSTAVQKEMLAALKQLEELRGKKLGAPSDPLLVSVRSGAKFSMPGMMDTILNLGLNDQSVKGLAERSHNERFAYDSYRRLIQMFGNVVLDIEKSEFEEVFDGKKHQRKVKLDTDLTAKDLQEVIEGYKKLVKKHTKRDFPQDAVEQLSMARDAVFRSWNNDRAKHYRRMNNIDDAIGTAVNVQSMVFGNLGDTSGTGVGFTRNPATGAKEFYGEFLMNAQGEDVVSGIRTPVPIIGLQEIMPHVYEQLRAITTKMENHYRDMQDFEFTIEDGQLFMLQTRNGKRTGRAAVRVAIQMVEEGLISKEDAVMRVEAIQLNDFLVPSLEEKGVKIEVLSKGLPASPGAAVGQIVFSADEAVAKVQKDKAAQVILVRGETTPEDIHGMEVAAGILTSRGGMTSHAAVVTRGMGKCCVAGAGEIEVDEKKREMRVKGKVLKAGDWISLDGISGRVINGKLNTNPARTDDPELMKFMSWAEPFRKMGVRANADIPRDAKQAAAFGAEGIGLCRTEHMFFAEDRIGHMREMILADNEKDRRAALKKLLPMQRSDFAGLFTALDGYPITIRTIDPPLHEFLPKREDLMVQIAQLEITKPKSPKLKELRHLLSRVEQLHEQNPMLGHRGCRLGITYPEITEMQARAIFEAAVQVTKKGIKAKPEVMIPLTTSLKEMKNQADIVRRVAAEVFEEKGVKVEYMVGTMIELPRAAVVADEIAKEAEFFSFGTNDLTQTTFGFSRDDVGKILPTYFELGILKQDPFAQLDQEGVGQLVKMACEKGRSTRPKLKLGICGEHGGDPSSVEFCARVGLNYVSCSPFRVLIARLAAAQAGLAEKTGSAEAGRSK; encoded by the coding sequence ATGGCGACTCCAGAAACATCTGTGAAATACGTTTACTCCTTCGGCGGCGGTAAGGCCGAGGGCAACGGCAAAATGAAAGATGTACTCGGCGGCAAAGGTGCAGGTCTCGCCGAGATGACCAACGTTGGCCTGCCCGTCCCCCCGGGATTCACCATCCAGACCGAAGCTTGCCGTGAGTACATGAAGGGTGGCAAGACCTCCACCGCAGTCCAGAAGGAAATGCTCGCAGCCCTCAAGCAGCTCGAAGAGTTGCGCGGCAAAAAGCTCGGTGCCCCCAGCGATCCGCTGCTCGTCTCCGTCCGTTCCGGCGCCAAGTTCTCCATGCCCGGCATGATGGACACCATCCTCAACCTCGGCCTCAACGACCAGTCCGTTAAAGGCCTGGCCGAGCGCAGCCACAACGAGCGCTTCGCCTACGACAGCTATCGCCGCCTCATCCAGATGTTCGGCAACGTCGTGCTCGATATCGAGAAGTCCGAGTTCGAAGAAGTGTTCGACGGCAAGAAGCACCAGCGCAAAGTGAAGCTCGACACCGACCTCACCGCGAAGGACCTCCAGGAAGTTATCGAGGGCTACAAGAAGCTCGTGAAGAAGCACACCAAGCGCGACTTTCCGCAAGATGCCGTCGAACAACTCTCCATGGCGCGTGACGCCGTGTTTAGAAGCTGGAACAACGATCGCGCCAAGCACTATCGCCGCATGAACAACATTGACGACGCCATTGGCACCGCCGTGAACGTCCAGTCCATGGTGTTCGGCAACCTCGGCGACACCAGCGGCACGGGCGTGGGCTTCACCCGCAACCCAGCCACCGGCGCCAAGGAGTTCTACGGCGAGTTCCTCATGAACGCGCAGGGCGAAGACGTCGTCTCCGGTATCCGTACCCCGGTGCCGATCATCGGCCTGCAGGAAATCATGCCGCACGTGTACGAACAGCTTCGCGCAATCACCACGAAGATGGAGAATCACTACCGCGACATGCAGGACTTCGAGTTCACCATCGAAGACGGCCAGCTCTTCATGTTGCAGACTCGCAACGGCAAGCGCACCGGCCGCGCCGCAGTCCGCGTCGCCATCCAGATGGTGGAAGAAGGCCTGATCTCGAAGGAAGACGCCGTAATGCGCGTCGAAGCCATCCAGCTCAACGACTTCCTCGTCCCCTCGCTCGAAGAGAAGGGTGTGAAGATCGAAGTCCTGTCTAAGGGCCTGCCGGCATCGCCGGGCGCGGCCGTCGGACAGATCGTTTTCAGCGCCGACGAAGCCGTTGCCAAGGTCCAGAAGGACAAGGCTGCGCAAGTCATCCTCGTTCGTGGCGAAACCACGCCGGAAGACATTCACGGCATGGAAGTCGCGGCGGGCATTCTCACCTCACGCGGCGGCATGACCAGCCACGCGGCGGTTGTCACCCGCGGCATGGGCAAGTGCTGCGTTGCCGGCGCCGGTGAAATCGAAGTCGACGAGAAGAAGCGCGAAATGCGCGTCAAGGGCAAGGTGCTCAAGGCCGGCGACTGGATTTCGCTCGACGGCATCAGCGGCCGCGTCATCAACGGCAAGCTGAACACCAACCCCGCTCGCACCGACGATCCCGAGCTGATGAAGTTCATGAGCTGGGCCGAACCGTTCCGCAAGATGGGTGTTCGCGCCAACGCCGACATTCCTCGCGACGCGAAGCAGGCTGCGGCGTTCGGCGCCGAGGGCATCGGGCTCTGCCGTACCGAGCACATGTTCTTCGCCGAAGACCGCATTGGCCACATGCGCGAAATGATTCTCGCCGACAACGAAAAGGACCGCCGCGCGGCGCTGAAGAAGCTCCTGCCCATGCAGCGCTCCGACTTCGCCGGCCTGTTCACCGCGCTCGACGGCTACCCAATCACCATCCGTACCATCGACCCGCCGCTGCATGAGTTCCTGCCCAAGCGCGAAGACCTTATGGTCCAGATCGCTCAGCTGGAAATCACCAAGCCCAAGTCGCCGAAGCTCAAGGAACTGCGCCACCTGCTCTCGCGTGTCGAGCAGTTGCACGAGCAGAACCCGATGCTCGGTCACCGTGGCTGCCGTCTCGGCATCACCTACCCGGAGATCACCGAGATGCAGGCGCGCGCCATCTTCGAGGCGGCCGTGCAGGTCACCAAGAAGGGCATCAAGGCGAAGCCCGAGGTCATGATCCCGCTCACGACGAGCCTGAAGGAAATGAAGAACCAGGCAGACATCGTGCGCCGTGTGGCCGCGGAAGTCTTCGAGGAAAAGGGTGTGAAGGTCGAGTACATGGTTGGCACCATGATCGAGCTGCCACGCGCTGCCGTGGTTGCCGATGAGATCGCCAAGGAAGCTGAGTTCTTCAGCTTCGGCACCAACGATCTCACCCAGACCACCTTCGGCTTCTCCCGCGACGACGTAGGCAAGATCCTCCCGACCTACTTCGAACTGGGCATCCTCAAGCAGGATCCATTCGCCCAGCTCGACCAGGAAGGCGTCGGTCAGCTGGTAAAGATGGCCTGCGAAAAGGGACGCAGCACCCGCCCGAAACTGAAGCTGGGCATCTGCGGCGAGCACGGCGGCGATCCGTCGTCCGTCGAGTTCTGCGCCAGGGTGGGCCTGAACTACGTTTCCTGCAGCCCGTTCCGCGTACTGATCGCTCGCCTAGCCGCCGCGCAAGCCGGCCTGGCCGAGAAGACCGGCAGCGCCGAAGCCGGCCGCAGCAAGTAA
- a CDS encoding glycosyltransferase family 39 protein gives MPQTPRPSRRVFVVLGVVVLLGVLYLQLGLSANANSITWDEDDHIFAGYMMWKTGDFGLNPEHPPLVKLVATLPMLTMHLNQPPLQQRSFKIEAYLDGRDMLFKSGNDANAILLRVRLAAALFTVLLGLLVFLVGQEMFGTVAGFIGLALLVFDPNILAHGMEVATDTGISCFMLATVYAFYRYNKKPTIGRLLLVGLALGCTLGVKHTGILVPPMVILLAAVELFLGPRAEEGGVDHAETRSHMAKRLAVAVLAIFAITIFVVWAMYGFRYAARPDGMVLNPSLNEAIANISRPHEQWGMRMIAHYKLLPESYIAGVTDIRNMSDFYTSYVLGKSYRHGVWFYFPFAFVIKSTLALLALCVIALFAIATRKLKHGRELLFLAVPAGFYLFIAMFSRMNIGVRHILPVYAFLFVMIGGACAALIQRNRIWVYVVSFLLAYQAFVEVRIYPAYMAYANELWGGPTQTWKLLADSNVDWAQQLKRTKKYIDQNNIKDCWMIYFAYPVVDYHDYGIPCRPLPTMDQMWIGDELEVPTEIDGPLFLSAGDLTGFEFGEGHMNPYEQFKSMKPVANIDYGIYVYEGHFNIAQAAAVSHNFKAGHRLEARQYDAALAEAQQAVQLDPQMAAAHLSVAHALDGLGRKDEAKAEYQKALELAQTIQPTFQEGTANAAKEKLASLK, from the coding sequence GTGCCGCAAACTCCGCGCCCTTCCCGGCGCGTTTTCGTTGTCCTCGGTGTTGTCGTCCTTCTCGGCGTCCTCTACCTGCAGTTGGGCCTTTCTGCTAACGCAAACTCCATCACCTGGGACGAAGACGACCACATCTTCGCCGGCTACATGATGTGGAAGACCGGCGACTTCGGGTTGAATCCCGAGCACCCGCCGCTGGTAAAGCTCGTCGCAACCCTGCCGATGCTTACGATGCATCTGAACCAGCCTCCCCTGCAGCAGCGGTCGTTCAAGATCGAAGCCTACCTCGACGGTCGCGACATGCTCTTCAAGAGCGGCAACGATGCCAACGCGATCCTGCTGCGCGTACGACTGGCAGCCGCACTCTTCACGGTTCTTTTGGGACTGCTGGTCTTTCTGGTCGGGCAAGAGATGTTCGGCACCGTTGCGGGCTTCATTGGACTGGCCTTGCTAGTGTTCGATCCCAATATCCTCGCCCACGGCATGGAGGTCGCCACCGATACCGGCATTTCCTGTTTCATGCTGGCCACGGTGTACGCGTTCTATCGCTATAACAAAAAGCCGACGATTGGCAGACTGCTGCTGGTTGGGCTCGCCCTCGGTTGTACGCTGGGCGTGAAGCATACCGGCATCCTCGTTCCGCCGATGGTTATCCTGCTCGCAGCCGTGGAACTGTTCTTAGGCCCCCGCGCGGAAGAAGGGGGTGTCGACCACGCCGAGACTCGCAGCCACATGGCGAAGCGCCTGGCGGTTGCCGTGCTCGCGATCTTCGCGATCACCATCTTCGTTGTGTGGGCGATGTACGGCTTCCGCTACGCGGCCCGCCCCGACGGCATGGTGCTGAATCCCTCGCTGAATGAGGCCATTGCGAACATCTCGCGGCCGCACGAACAGTGGGGCATGCGCATGATCGCGCACTACAAGCTACTACCCGAGTCCTACATCGCCGGCGTTACCGACATCCGTAATATGTCCGACTTCTACACCAGTTACGTGCTCGGCAAGAGTTATAGGCACGGCGTCTGGTTCTACTTTCCGTTCGCGTTCGTCATCAAGTCCACTCTCGCGCTGCTCGCGCTGTGCGTGATCGCATTATTCGCAATCGCCACGAGAAAACTGAAGCACGGCCGTGAACTGCTCTTCCTCGCAGTACCTGCCGGGTTCTACCTGTTCATTGCGATGTTCTCGCGCATGAATATCGGGGTGCGTCACATCCTGCCGGTATATGCGTTTCTTTTCGTAATGATTGGGGGCGCCTGTGCGGCGCTCATCCAGCGCAATCGCATTTGGGTTTATGTTGTCAGTTTCCTGCTCGCCTATCAGGCTTTCGTCGAGGTCCGCATCTACCCCGCGTACATGGCCTACGCCAACGAATTATGGGGAGGTCCGACCCAGACATGGAAACTGCTTGCCGATTCCAACGTCGATTGGGCACAACAACTGAAGCGCACGAAGAAGTACATCGACCAGAACAACATCAAAGATTGCTGGATGATCTACTTCGCCTATCCGGTAGTCGATTACCACGACTACGGCATCCCATGCCGTCCGCTGCCGACCATGGACCAGATGTGGATTGGCGACGAACTGGAGGTGCCCACGGAAATCGATGGCCCACTGTTCTTAAGCGCCGGAGACCTCACCGGCTTTGAGTTCGGCGAAGGCCATATGAATCCCTACGAGCAGTTCAAGAGTATGAAGCCTGTGGCGAATATCGACTACGGCATCTATGTATACGAGGGCCATTTCAACATCGCGCAGGCCGCGGCCGTCAGCCATAACTTCAAAGCCGGGCATCGGCTGGAAGCCAGGCAATATGATGCGGCACTCGCGGAAGCGCAGCAGGCGGTACAACTCGATCCGCAGATGGCGGCCGCGCATTTGAGCGTTGCCCACGCCCTCGACGGGCTCGGTCGCAAGGACGAAGCAAAAGCCGAATATCAGAAGGCACTGGAGTTGGCGCAGACCATTCAGCCGACGTTCCAGGAAGGCACCGCCAACGCCGCTAAGGAGAAGCTCGCAAGTTTGAAATGA
- the glyS gene encoding glycine--tRNA ligase subunit beta produces the protein MADFLLEIGTEEIPARMIDSAREELAKRVSDLVQRERLAEGVHVESYSTPRRLAVVAKSLRTSQPDVEEQLMGPSTKVAYKDGEPTPAAHAFAKKAGVDLNAIEKVSTPKGEYIAATVARKGRSASEILSELLPKEINGVYWAKSMYWRPGKTSERFVRPVRWMVALLDNDVVPLEFDGVTAGNRSRGHRILSHGVVTLPDPSHYRDTLAAAAVVVDRKDREYKIRKALDAATRTITGARWREDKDLLDTVVNLTESPSALLGSFDPEYLSLPEEVLVTVMRDHQKYFAVEDAGGKLAPHFLAVLNTNGDPDGLIRHGNERVLRARFNDARFFWNTDQKLDLRQRVELLKSVTFQKDLGSYYDKTCRFQKLASLIAEVAMQAGITVRAGVVHKAALLSKTDLTTELVKEFTELQGVVGGLYAKAQGERLDCNQEVANAIGDVVYDHYKPVSMDDSVPRSIEGAIVAVADKADTIAGMFALGLIPSGSKDPFALRRAANGVVKIIAEHKLPISLRTTFDDARTEYKGSEAELRFAADDKCTENIAAFMRERLDFYLREVKGFHYDVVNAVLASNADDVVDAIARAEAVTAVRGSEDFIAVSAAFKRMKNILKQAEEKKVHPLMNLGEDVASVRFKMEEYEKRAEHPEEAALIRAFMDVSPRVQAAVQLKSYQEAVSLVAGLRKPVDAFFDKVMVMVDDEQKRTARLLLLLAIVSQFEIIADFSEIVTERT, from the coding sequence ATGGCTGATTTCCTGCTCGAGATAGGCACTGAAGAGATTCCCGCCCGCATGATCGATTCGGCCCGCGAAGAACTCGCGAAGCGGGTCAGCGATCTCGTCCAGCGCGAACGCCTCGCCGAAGGGGTGCACGTGGAGTCCTATTCCACGCCGCGACGCCTCGCCGTGGTTGCGAAATCGCTCCGTACTTCCCAGCCCGACGTCGAAGAACAGCTCATGGGGCCCTCGACGAAGGTCGCCTACAAAGACGGTGAACCGACGCCCGCCGCGCACGCCTTCGCCAAGAAAGCCGGTGTGGACCTCAATGCCATCGAGAAAGTTTCAACCCCGAAAGGCGAATACATCGCCGCAACCGTTGCCAGGAAGGGCCGCTCTGCTTCCGAAATCCTGAGCGAGTTGCTGCCAAAAGAAATCAACGGCGTCTACTGGGCGAAAAGCATGTACTGGCGTCCCGGCAAGACTTCGGAGCGTTTTGTGCGCCCGGTACGCTGGATGGTCGCGCTACTCGACAACGACGTTGTTCCCCTCGAGTTCGACGGCGTTACCGCAGGCAATCGCAGCCGCGGACACCGCATCCTCTCGCACGGCGTGGTCACACTTCCCGATCCCAGTCACTATCGCGACACGCTCGCCGCAGCCGCGGTCGTGGTCGATCGCAAAGACCGTGAATACAAGATCCGCAAAGCGCTCGATGCCGCCACCCGCACCATCACGGGCGCGCGCTGGCGCGAAGATAAAGACCTGCTCGACACCGTGGTGAACCTCACCGAGTCGCCATCGGCGCTACTCGGCAGCTTCGACCCCGAATATCTCTCGCTTCCGGAAGAAGTGCTGGTCACCGTGATGCGCGATCACCAGAAGTACTTCGCTGTCGAAGACGCCGGCGGCAAACTCGCGCCGCACTTCCTCGCCGTGCTCAACACCAACGGCGATCCCGACGGCCTAATCCGCCACGGCAACGAGCGCGTGCTGCGCGCCCGCTTCAACGACGCGCGCTTCTTCTGGAACACCGACCAGAAACTCGACCTCCGCCAGCGCGTGGAACTGCTCAAGTCGGTCACCTTCCAGAAAGACCTCGGGAGCTACTACGACAAGACCTGCCGCTTCCAGAAACTCGCGAGCCTGATCGCGGAAGTCGCGATGCAGGCCGGTATCACCGTTCGCGCCGGTGTGGTGCACAAAGCGGCGCTGCTCTCCAAGACCGACCTCACTACCGAACTAGTGAAGGAATTCACTGAACTTCAGGGTGTCGTCGGCGGCCTCTACGCAAAGGCGCAGGGCGAGCGTCTCGACTGCAACCAGGAAGTCGCCAACGCCATCGGCGACGTCGTGTACGACCACTACAAACCCGTGTCCATGGACGACAGTGTTCCGCGCAGCATCGAAGGCGCGATCGTCGCCGTCGCCGACAAAGCCGACACCATCGCCGGCATGTTCGCCCTCGGCCTGATCCCCAGCGGCTCCAAAGATCCCTTTGCGCTGCGTCGCGCCGCGAACGGCGTCGTCAAGATCATCGCCGAGCACAAGCTGCCGATAAGCCTACGGACCACGTTCGACGACGCGCGCACCGAGTACAAGGGAAGCGAAGCTGAACTGCGATTCGCCGCCGACGACAAGTGCACCGAAAACATCGCGGCCTTTATGCGCGAGCGCCTCGACTTCTACCTTCGCGAGGTGAAGGGCTTCCATTACGACGTAGTCAACGCCGTGCTCGCCTCCAACGCCGACGATGTCGTCGACGCCATTGCGCGCGCTGAAGCGGTTACCGCAGTCCGCGGATCGGAAGACTTCATCGCCGTCTCCGCTGCGTTCAAGCGCATGAAGAACATCCTGAAGCAGGCGGAGGAGAAGAAAGTTCATCCGCTTATGAACCTTGGCGAAGACGTGGCCAGCGTTCGTTTCAAGATGGAAGAGTACGAAAAGCGCGCCGAGCATCCCGAAGAGGCTGCCCTCATCCGCGCCTTCATGGATGTTTCGCCGCGCGTCCAGGCGGCTGTGCAATTGAAAAGTTACCAGGAAGCAGTTTCGCTGGTTGCAGGGCTGCGTAAGCCAGTCGACGCGTTCTTTGACAAAGTCATGGTCATGGTCGACGACGAACAGAAGCGTACCGCGCGTCTGCTGCTGCTGCTGGCGATTGTCTCGCAATTTGAAATCATCGCTGACTTCAGCGAGATCGTAACCGAAAGAACTTAG
- a CDS encoding flavodoxin family protein, with the protein MSTRRILFLVASGRREGNTETLARHAASFLPAEVPQQWLHLDEFPLDRFEDIRHHTEKNTPWPIPEGNEKRFLDETLAATDIVFVTPLYWYSMPASAKLYLDHWSDWMRVPGAQFRKNMAGKTLWGVCVQSDNDPKGAELLIHTLRRSAEYMDMKWGGELIGSGSKPGDIRNDMRAMTAAEHFFAAVPHALSSAR; encoded by the coding sequence ATGAGCACGCGGCGGATACTTTTCCTCGTGGCGAGCGGCCGGCGTGAGGGGAACACCGAAACGCTGGCTCGCCATGCCGCATCTTTCTTGCCAGCCGAGGTCCCGCAGCAGTGGCTACACCTCGACGAGTTTCCGCTCGACCGCTTCGAAGACATCCGGCACCACACTGAGAAGAACACGCCGTGGCCGATACCGGAAGGCAACGAGAAGCGTTTCCTCGATGAAACGCTAGCGGCAACCGATATCGTTTTTGTCACTCCGCTCTACTGGTACAGCATGCCGGCAAGCGCCAAGCTCTACTTAGACCACTGGAGCGACTGGATGCGTGTGCCCGGCGCGCAGTTCCGGAAGAACATGGCTGGCAAGACGCTATGGGGGGTTTGCGTACAGTCGGACAACGACCCCAAAGGCGCGGAATTGTTGATCCATACGCTACGCCGCAGCGCCGAGTACATGGATATGAAATGGGGCGGCGAACTCATCGGCAGCGGTTCCAAGCCCGGCGACATCCGAAACGACATGCGGGCGATGACGGCAGCGGAGCACTTCTTCGCTGCCGTTCCCCATGCCCTCAGCTCTGCGCGCTAA
- a CDS encoding HipA family kinase, with amino-acid sequence MSRYDKGRETPLLQAVQHVKRMRGGAQAHLMRCSDGGLYVVKFQNNPQHLRVLANDLLATRLAERVGLDVPKTEIVQVDEWLIKHTSELRLELPGKTIPVCAGMQFGSRYVCPPHEGLVYDYLPETMLDRVKNLNQFAGMLALDKWTCNANGRQAAFWKKGRERKFTATFIDQGYCFNAGEWSFPDSPLRGVYGRNEVYAGVTGWKSFHPWLENIQNFDEDSIRELAESIPPEWCGDWDDLARLVDCLIQRRSRVEELIWSFATSSRKPFVNWSEKVN; translated from the coding sequence ATGTCTCGCTACGATAAGGGTCGAGAGACCCCGTTGTTACAGGCTGTACAACACGTAAAACGCATGCGCGGCGGTGCCCAGGCCCACCTCATGCGCTGCTCCGACGGCGGTCTTTACGTCGTCAAGTTCCAGAACAACCCGCAGCATCTGCGCGTCCTCGCCAACGATCTTCTCGCCACACGGTTGGCCGAGCGCGTTGGGCTCGACGTACCTAAAACGGAGATTGTCCAGGTCGACGAGTGGCTCATCAAGCACACGTCTGAGTTACGCTTGGAGCTGCCGGGAAAGACCATACCCGTGTGCGCCGGGATGCAATTCGGATCACGATATGTGTGCCCGCCGCACGAAGGGCTGGTCTACGATTATCTTCCCGAGACGATGCTCGATCGCGTGAAGAACCTCAACCAGTTCGCCGGGATGCTGGCTCTCGACAAATGGACCTGCAACGCCAACGGCCGTCAGGCTGCGTTCTGGAAAAAGGGCCGCGAGCGCAAGTTCACTGCGACGTTCATTGATCAGGGATACTGCTTCAATGCCGGCGAATGGTCGTTCCCCGATTCTCCGCTGCGCGGTGTTTACGGACGCAATGAAGTCTATGCGGGCGTGACCGGTTGGAAGAGCTTTCACCCTTGGCTGGAAAATATTCAGAACTTCGACGAAGACTCCATTCGCGAACTGGCCGAAAGCATTCCTCCGGAGTGGTGCGGTGACTGGGACGATCTCGCACGTTTAGTCGATTGCCTGATCCAGCGGCGCTCGCGCGTGGAAGAACTCATCTGGTCGTTCGCAACCTCGTCCCGCAAACCTTTCGTGAACTGGTCGGAGAAGGTGAACTGA
- a CDS encoding DUF3037 domain-containing protein, with protein MAERETLRLFDYYVLRFVPHPEQEVAVVFGFILTGLDSDGAPFFDVVLTSDWRLVRLLDPASELDYFYEFKNSVLAQFNSAAKICSSGGVVMAESEWLRHVIEDSFSNSIRISEVKGLMAEDAKAASKTLSTSYFKIPAALPDRERTGVNLIKRSIDKAFDYYGIDKTLVTRNFKIAKYVDSADPSPIHYKYEVDSDAAIDLDGIPSTSRRVFRLIQAVSLRNSIDGARTLGYAWPEIREGMSKKENAFGHLTAVIDDSLAPDNKNLEFAKRHFDEHGIVLRHMYQVADMARIARAELRL; from the coding sequence ATGGCGGAAAGAGAAACTCTTCGACTCTTTGACTATTACGTATTGCGGTTTGTGCCGCATCCGGAGCAGGAGGTCGCCGTAGTTTTTGGCTTTATCCTGACCGGACTCGACTCCGACGGTGCCCCGTTTTTCGACGTGGTTCTCACCTCGGACTGGCGCCTTGTTCGGTTACTCGATCCTGCTTCCGAATTGGACTATTTCTACGAATTCAAGAACAGCGTTCTTGCGCAATTCAACTCCGCGGCCAAGATTTGCTCCAGCGGTGGCGTGGTAATGGCCGAAAGCGAATGGCTTCGTCACGTGATCGAAGATTCTTTCTCGAACTCGATTCGAATCTCGGAAGTTAAGGGGCTGATGGCGGAAGATGCGAAAGCAGCTTCTAAGACTCTATCGACCAGCTACTTTAAAATCCCCGCGGCCTTGCCTGATCGGGAACGCACCGGTGTAAACCTCATCAAACGCAGTATCGACAAGGCATTCGATTACTACGGGATTGACAAAACACTTGTGACCCGGAATTTCAAGATTGCTAAGTACGTGGATAGCGCCGATCCTTCCCCAATCCACTACAAGTACGAAGTTGATTCTGATGCAGCGATTGATCTTGACGGCATTCCTTCGACGTCTCGACGAGTCTTCCGCTTAATTCAGGCAGTCAGTTTGAGAAATAGTATCGATGGGGCGCGGACGCTCGGATATGCATGGCCGGAGATCCGGGAGGGGATGAGCAAGAAGGAAAATGCATTCGGTCATTTGACCGCGGTAATCGACGACTCTCTGGCTCCAGATAATAAGAACCTGGAATTCGCCAAGAGGCATTTCGATGAGCATGGGATCGTGCTCAGACACATGTATCAGGTAGCTGACATGGCGCGAATCGCTCGGGCCGAACTCCGACTCTAG